The sequence below is a genomic window from Cloacibacillus sp..
CGCTGCGCTCTGAAGCGGCGTGTTCATAGCCACGCGGTCGAGCGGGCTGTTGCCGCGTCCGGCTACGGTCGCCACCTCCGCAAGCGGCCTTATCCGGCCGAAGGAGGAGAGCGTGTATCCGCGCTCCTTCGCTTCGGCGATGCTTGTATTTATATATTCCTTCACTTTAGGCAGCACGCTGAAGTAGCGCTCCACCATCTTCTGCGCCGCGCCGCGCTGGATGCCGAGCCTCTGCGCGAGGCCGAAGGCGCTCATGCCGTAGAGCAGTCCGAAGTTTACGACCTTTGCGAAACGTCGCTGCTCCGGCGTTATATCCTCCGGCGGAAGTCCGAAGACCCACGACGCGGTTTCCAGATGAATGTCGCTTCCCTCGTGGAAGGCCTGCATGAGCTTTTCCTCGCCTGTAAGGTCTGCGAGAACGCGAAGCTCTATCTGCGAATAGTCGGCCGCGACAAAGACGTATCCCTCTTTGCGCGGGACGAAGCATTCCCTGAATGCGTCGGCCCAGTCGCCGAAGACCGGCATGTTCTGCACGTTTGGGTCGCGGCTGGCAAGGCGTCCTGTGCCGGTTGCTAAGTTGTCAAAGGTGGAGTGGATGATGCCGCCGCCCTCGCGCCCAAGTTTCAAAAACGGCTGGACGAAGCCGGTGTTGACTTTGGCCTCTTCGCGGAATTTTATTATTTTTTTCGGCATCTCACACATCGGCTCCGGCAGTTTTGAAAGCTCTTCAAGCACTCCGGCGTCGGTCGAGTAGCCAGTCTGGTTCTTTTTTATCGGCGGCAGGTGCAGCATCTCAAAGAGCAGCGTCCCAACCTGTTTCGGCGACGAAAGGTTGACCGGCTCTCCTATTGAGGCGTTGATATCTTCCTGTGTTTCGGCTACGCTCTTTTCAAGCCGCTCGCCCACGGCGGCCAGCCTCTTTGCGTCAACGTAGATGCCAGTACGCTGCATCTCAGCAAGCGTCTTTGCAAGCGGCAGGTCTATTTCGCGCATCACCTTTTCCAGGCCGTATTTTTCAATCCCCGGCACGCAGAGGCCGTAGAAATCAAAGAGTCTGAGGGCAAGTTCTTCTCCCGAAGGAAGAGGACCGCCTATGACTCGTGCGATGCCTTTTTCGCCGCTCTGGTCCGGATGCAGAAGATAATGCGCGGTCTCAAGGTCGTTTATGCGCGCTGCGTCAGGCAGCGGCATTTCCGGGCGGGCCGTCATGAGGGCGCGGTACCCATAGAGCGTGAGGGTTCCATCTTTCGCCCACTGCGCTATCTTTGAAAGCTCGTCCGGAGAGGAGAGCGAAAAGCTAGCCACATTGTGCGCGCGGTCGGCCGCGAAGAATCTATCTTTGTCCTCCGGGTCTGACGCAAGCGACAGCTCACTTGATCTAAGCAGAGCGTCAAGAGAGACCCGCACGGCGCGCGCCGCCTCGTCACTTGCGTTTTGGGCCGCGGCCTTCGCCTGTTCTTCGGCAAGGACGCCCTCCGCGCCTTCAAAGCGCGAGAGCAGTTTTTTCATTCCAAGCCTTGTGCAGAGCGCTGCAAGCTGTTTCATGTCCGGCTCTTTTACGTCGAGGTCGACAAACTTCACCGCCTCCGTCTTTTGAGGCACGATAAGTTCGCGGCTTCTGAAAGCAAGCTCGCGTCCCTCCTCCAGCTTTGCGCGGCGTCCCTTGCCCATCTCGTTCAGATGTTCGTAGATGCCTTCAAGCGCCCCGTAGCGCGAGACGAGCTCCTTCGCGGATTTTTCGCCGATGCCGGCCACGCCGGGGATGTTGTCCACCGCGTCTCCGACAAGCGCCAGATAGTCCGCCATGAGCGGAGGCTTGAAGCCGTATTTTTCCTCAAAGCTGGCCTCGTTGTAAAGGCCAAAGTCCGTCACTCCGCGCGACGGGCGGATCACTTCGATGTCGTCGCTTATTACCTGAAAGAGGTCTTTGTCTGCCGAAAGTATCTTTACCTCCCAGCCGTCACGCGCGCCTTCGTCCGCGGTGGAGACGATGAGGTCGTCCGCCTCGACGCCCTCGCGCGTGAAGACGGGAAAGCCCATAGCGCGGCAGAGTTCCAAGATTATCGGGAGCTGCTCCTTGAAAGATTCCGGCGTCGGCTTGCGCCCGTCTTTATAATCTTTAAAAAGTTCGTGGCGCTTCGTCGGCCCCTTTACGTCAAAAAAGATGCCCAGCCCCTCCACCGGCCATTCGTCGAGCGCTTTGAGCAGCATATTTGTAAAGCCGAGTATGGCGTTTGTCGGCGTTCCGTCCTCCGCCGCAAGGTTCATCGGCAGCGCGTAATAGCCCCTGAAGGCGAGACCATGCCCGTCCACAAGCAACATTTGCTTTTTCATATTGACCATCCTCCGCTATCATAAGCTATAATAAACAACTGCGGTGCTGCATCTTCGCGCATAAAGCGCGCCGCCTTTATGATACTCCAAAGTTGATTTTAAAGGAATCGCAGTTATTCGCGCCGCATAAAAAAACATAATTTTTTTTGGGAGGAATTATAGATGGAAAAGAAGATAAGAGTAAGGTTCGCACCAAGCCCGACCGGCTCGCTTCACATCGGAGGCGCGCACACGGCGCTCTTCAACTGGCTGCTCGCGCGCCGCACAGGAGGCGTCTTTGTGCTGCGCATCGAAGACACCGACCTCGAACGCTCGACAAAAGAATACGAGCAGAGCATCTTAGACGGAATGCGCTGGATGGGGCTGGACTGGGACGAAGGCCCCGACAAGGGCGGCGAATACGGCCCGTATCGTCAGTCGGAGCGCATGCACCTTTACAAAAAATACGCGCAGCAGCTGCTTGACGAAGGCAAAGCCTACGAACATGACGGCGCCGTCTTCTACAAGATAGAGCCGGGCAAAAAACTGCACTTCCACGACGAGGTCTACGGCGACATCGACGTGCTCAGCGAAAACGCCTCCGTCAATCAGGACGGCACGATAAAGGACATCGTCATCATGAAGCGCGACGGGATGCCCACCTACAATTACGCCGTCGTCATCGACGACTACACGATGGGAATAAATATGGTCATCCGCGGCGAAGACCACGTCATCAACACGCCGAAGCAGCTGCTCATCTACGACGCTTTAGGCTTTGAGGCGCCCTCCTTCGCGCACCTTCCGATGATACTCGGCAAAGATAAAAAGAAGCTCTCAAAGCGTCAGGGCGCGACAAGCGTCTTTGAATACAACGACATGGGCTACCTGCCCGACGGCGTATTCAACTTCCTGGCTCTGCTGGGCTGGTCGCCGCGCAGCGGGCAGGACATCTTTACTCGCGAAGAGGCGGTCGAACTCTTCGACATAAAGAACGTCACAAGAAAACCCGCCGTGCTTGACGTTGACAAGCTGAACCACCTCAATCAGGAGCAGATGAAGCGCATGGCGCCAGAAAAACTGCTTGAGGTGATACGCCCCTTCTGGGACAAGATGGGGCTGCCCGTCTGCGATTTTTCAGACGAATATCTCGCCTCGTCGCTTCAGACGATGGGAGGCCGCGGCCAAACTACCATACAGGTGGCGGAGTTCAGCGATTATTTCCTCGATTTCAGCCGCGTAACAGAGCGCTACGACGGCTCCGACATCAAAGAGGAGCTGCGCCCTAAGCTGCAAACGATCTACGGGCAGCTGCTTGAGGCGTGGGGCTGCGGCGAGTGCGGCCATCTGCACGAAGAGGCCGAAAGAATATTCGCCGCAAACGAAAGCTCTATGAAAGAGGCGGCGACGCCTCTGCGCTGGGCGCTGACCGGACGCAAGGTAAGCCCCGGCGTCTTTGAGGTGGCGGCGCAGCTTGGTAAAGAGGAGACAAAAAAGAGACTTACGCACTACGGCCTCATATAAGGAGCGGTGAAGATGCGAGACGACAGGGTCCTAAGCACGGCGTTACTGAATGAAATAGCCAATAAATCGCGAGTCATGTCCGCCGACGGAAAGGTCGCGGACTACATTCCGGAGCTAGCCCTCATGTCCCCGGAGCTTTTCGCGCTGAGCTGCCAGCCTGTTGGCGCGGAGGCTGTGGAAACGGGAGACACTCAGGAGATATTCACATTGCAGTCAATGTCGAAGATACTGTCGCTTTCCTTCGCCATTGAATATTTCGGACGTGACAACGTCTTTCGCCACGTCGGGATGGAGGCGAGCGCCGACTCCTTCAACTCGCTGATGCGGATCGAAATGACCGCCTCAAAACCCTCAAATCCGTTCATGAACGCCGGAGCCATCGCAGTCTGCTCGCTCATCTACAAGGCGTATAAGAATGATTCCGTTGGGCTTATCCTTGAACTTTTCAAAAAAATAACCGGCGCTGAAAACGGCGTAGACGAGAAAGTTTTCGCCTCGGAAAGACGAAGCGCCGACAGGAACCGCGCACTTGCATATTTTATGAAGAGCATGGGTTTTCTGCACGGCGACGTTGATTCAATCCTTGATTTTTATTTCACGCTATGCAGCATCCGCTGCACTAGCGGCTCTCTTGCAAAGATAGCGGCAATGATAGCGGCGGGCGGACACTCCTGCGTCACGGGGGAAAAGATTATCTCCAAGGAGACCGTATATATACTTTTGGGCCTCATGAGCTCATGCGGCCTCTATAACGAATCCGGCGAGTTCGCCGTGCGCGTGGGGCTGCCAGGCAAAAGCGGCGTTTGCGGAGGAGTGCTCGCGGCGGCTCCCGGGCGCATGGGCATAGGAGTCTTCTCTCCTGCGCTTAACGCAAACGGCAACTCCGTAGCCGGCGTGAAGGCGCTTGAAATGCTCTCGGACGAGCTTGACCTCAGACGCCTGAAACCGGAGGCCTGACGCCCGCGCCCTTTAGCCGGCTTCCATACGCAAAGCCATAAAAATAACGGGAGCGAAAATCATCGCTCCCGTTATTTTTATGCTCAGCGTAGCGCGCTCAGAACAGTTCAGAGTGACTACCGAGCCGTGTCAGTGTAAGACGTAATTCGTCGGGCTTTTCATATATCAACAGCCAGTCCGGCTCTAGATGAAGTTCCCTAAAACCTATCCTGCCGCCTTTGAGGTCATGGTCTTTATTTTTCTCTGGAATACACTCGTCGTTTAGGAGCAAAAAAATCATTTCATCAAGCTTATCGGTATCTCTGCCCTGTCTGACGGCTCTGCGCAAATCTTTTTTATATTGGTTGGTGATGTCAAGCTCACGCATGGCCGGGCTTGTCTATGCCTGATTTGGCATACATGTCCGCGATGGAGGCGCAGCGCGTCGCGCGTCCTTCTCTTGCCTCCCTCATAGCGGAGCGTGTCACTGCGTTCGGAGTGCATGGCACGCCTATCTCAAAAGGCACGACGCCCTCCGCCGCGAATTTTACAAGAAACGCGTTTATGAGCGTCGAAAGCGGAATACCCGCTGCCTCCGCGTTTTCCATCGCCAGCCGTTTTGTGTCGTTCTTTACTCTAACTGTTATAACGGATGTTTCCGCTGCCATAGCAACCCCTCCTGTAATTCAATGTATAGCCAGTATATATTAGATTAATATACGTTAGCAAGAGCAATAGTGCGTCGGGCGGCTAACTTCTGATAAAAATAAAGCCGACGCAGCAAGCCTCAAGAAGCCTGGAGCGTCAGCTTGATCCAACTGTCGTCAGTGGCGCAACGTTATTTCTTCTGTTCTTTCCCCCATGAATCTTTCAATGAGACTGTGAGGTTGAAGACGGGGCGTTCCGGCGTGGTTTCGCTGTCGGCGCAGAAATAGCCGTGGCGCAGGAACTGGAATTTATCAAGCGGGGCGGCTGCGGCAAGCGACGGTTCCACAAGCGCGTTTTCTATAACGACCAGAGACTCTGGGTTCAGATAATCTTTATAGTCTTTGCCATCTTCCATGTCGTTCATATTGCGCAGGGTAAAGAGGCTGTCGTACATATTTATTTTCGCGGTCACTGCATCCTGCGCCCAGACCCAGTGCAGAGTGCCCTTTATTTTGCGTCCGTCCGGCGCGTCTCCGCCGCGGCTTTCCATGTCCACGGTGCAGCGCAGCTCTGTTACGCCTCCTTCTGCGTCTTTTACGACCTCTTCGCATTTGATGATGTAGGCGTGTTTGAGGCGCACCTCTTTGCCGGGCGACATGCGAAAGAAGCCCTTCACCGGCTCTTCCATGAAGTCTGTCGCTTCGATGTATATCTCTTTTCCCATCTTCACGGTACGGCTTCCGGCCGCTTCGTCCTCTGGGTTGTTCTCCGCGGGCAGCTCGTCTACGAAGCCTTCGGGCCAATTCGTCAACGTCACCTTAAGGGGCCTTAGCACGGCCATCCCGCGTTTTGCGGTTTTGTTGAGCTCTTCGCGCAGGCAGTGCTGCAGCAGCTCCACTTCGACCAGACTGTCGGCCTTTGAGACGCCTATCTCGCGGCAGAATCTGCGAATTGAAGAGGCTGTGTAGCCGCGTCTGCGGAAACCGCTTATCGTGGGCATCCTCGGGTCGTCCCAGCCGTTTACGATGCCAAGCTCGACTAGCTCGTGAAGCTTGCGCTTGCTCATGACTGTGTAGGTGATGTTGAGGCGCGCGAATTCATACTGGTGCGGCACGTGCGGCGCGTCGACGCTTGCGATGAACCAGTCGTAGAGCGGGCGGTGGTCCTGAAATTCCAGCGTGCAGATAGAGTGCGTGACGCCCTCTATAGCGTCCTCAAAACCGTGAGCGAAGTCGTACATAGGATAGACGAGCCATTTTGCGCCCGTTCTGTGGTGTTCGCGCTTCAATATGCGGTAGATGACTGGGTCGCGCAGATTAAGATTATTGCTTGCCATGTCAATTTTCGCACGCAGCACGTGGCTTCCCTCTTCAAATTCGCCGGCTGTCATTTTAGCGAATAGCTCGAGGTTTTCCTCAGGAGTGCGCTCTCTGTAAGGAGAGTCGGCGCCGGGCTTCGTAAGCGTGCCGCGATTTTCGCGTATCTGCTCCGCGCTCTGATCGTCGACGTAGGCTTTGCCCGCCCTGATAAGGTCCAGCGCCCATTTGTAGAACTGGTCGAAATAGTCGGAGGCGTAGCGCAGTTCAGACCACTCAAAACCAAGCCATTTGACGTCGTTCTCTATCGAGTTTACATACTCCGTCTCTTCTTTTGCCGGGTTCGTGTCGTCAAAACGAAGGTTGCACCTGCCGCCGAACTCATTCGCCATGCCAAAGTTGAGGCAGATGGATTTTGCGTGCCCGATATGGAGGTAGCCGTTCGGCTCGGGCGGAAATCTGGTCACGACCTCTTTTACGACTCCGTTTTTGATGTCCTCCGCGATTATGTCACTGATAAAATTTCTGTTTTCTGACGCCATGATTAAGCCTCCGGTGATCTATTAAAATTTTTCAAGATATAATTCCAAAACTTTTTCGGGAGCGGACGGTTCCGCCGCTAATGCAAGATATGATAATGCAATGAGGAACTCAAGGGAATAGCTCCCTTGACTAAAAACTGTGAAATTTTTTGCGGCAAGCCCCGCTATACCCACGCCGGCGTAAAGGCCGGGCGCTTTTGCCCCGTGGACGCAGGAGCTTGCCGCGATGACAACGGGCTTTTGCGCGGCATAGGCCGCGGCAAACGCTTCATGGAGGCGCTGCGGCATGTTGCCGGCGCCGTAGCCCTCAAGCAGCACTATCTTAGACGCGCCGTCAAAGCGGGGCGCGACGCCGGGGTAAACGTGCAAAAGAAGAAGCTCCTCGGAAGGGACCGAGCCGACTTTTGCCGCGGCATCAAGCAGAGAGCGCGGCGCTTCAGGAAGGGCGCGCGCGCCGCAGCTCTGCGTGTAGGCGTCAAGCTCCGACGAATTTTCCTTATGCACATAGGGGGCGCGGAAGTTTTTTCCGGCGAAATGGATGAATACGCCTTCATCTATCGAACATAGCAGCTCCGCCGCGCCGCGCAGATTTGAGTCGCCGTCAAAATCAGAAGCCTCGGGCGTCCTCTGGCTCCCTGTGAGCACCACCGCGGCGCCGGGCGCGGCAAGCGCGAGCCACGCCGCCGTGAAGGCCATCGTGTCCGTGCCGTGAATGACAAGTATTTTTTTTACGCCGTGCGCCGCCGCGTCGTTTATCTTTGCGGAAATGGCGGCCCATTCTTTTGGCCCAATATCCGAACTGTCGCGGCCCGCCTCGCCGAAGATGAAATCCGTACAGCAGCGAAGGCCGCGCGCCGCAAAACAGGCCGCGGCGCTTCCAAGCACCGCGTGCGCGGCGGCGGCGTCCGGTTCTGCGCCAAAACCATGATCGACAGAGACTATGGTGCCTCCGGTTGAGATAACTAGGACTTCACCTTCCGCGTTTGCTTTTATATTTTTCATATCATAAAGGGCCGTTAAAAGGCCGCAGCCTCCTGTGAAAGCAGAATACATTCATAATAGAGCAGAAGCATGGCGCAGGCTGTAAACGCGGTAACGAGGAAGGTCTCGCGCAGCGGCTTGGGCAGCCGCGCCTTGAGCAGATCCAGCAAAAGCCAGCAGACCGGCACGGCGACGGTCCTCATAATCACCACTGAGAACCAGAAGATGACGAAGTTCAGCGCCTGACTGCGCCATGAGATGCCGACGGCGTTATTGATGGTGGCTATGAAGTTAGAGGGGAAAAACATATAGGTGACGAGCGCCACGATGATGAACGAACGAAAGACCGCCCATACCTGAAGTATGCCGCGCGGCGCGCCTGTGTACTCAGGAATCTCTCCCTGTTTCAGCAGAGCGCAGCCCGTCATGAAGTCCCTGTGAGGTATCTGGCTCAAAATAGTGAAGATAAAAAGAGCCGTTCCGCAGACGCCCCATCTGGACATTGCCGTAAGCTGTCCCGCGATGGAAAAGGAGTTGAGGCTGAACGGGTCGCTGTCCAGACCGTTTTTTATAAGAAAGGCCGCGAGAGAGGCAAAACAGGCAGCTACCGGTACGGCAAGCCGGATCACCTTGCCCATTTCGATACGCGCCGCATTCTCAGCCTGTTTTGTGCCAAGCGCATAGAGCGAGATCAAGGCCAAGACCTCCGAAAGCAGCATAAACTGCAATATCTGTATGACATCGGCGCCGTTGTCGATTATCGGGATGAAGGTGCTGAACGGGATGCTGGCGCAGACCGTCATCAGCGCGGCAAAGGCAAGCGCGGGGCCGTACAGCGCGATATTGACGGAGGCGCTCTCAGGAAGGCCGACCTCAAGGCGGAAAGCTCCGCGAACATTTTTGATAAGCGGCACGCCCACCTCGCGCAGCGTTTTGCGTGAGATTATCACCGTAAAAATTATATATATCTTTTCCGCAGCTACCGCCGCCGCCAGCACGAAGCCCATCAGCAGCCATGCGTTGAAGTATTTAAAAAACGCCCAAATATATTCCATATCATCTCACCTTAAAAATATAGCGGCGGCAAAAAACAGAACGAGCGCCGCCAGACAAATCAACCCGCACGCCGGCATTTCGGCCCACGGTTCCACAGTAAGTTTTGTTATCGCCGCGGCGAAGCGTTCGATGTCGAAAACGCCGGAATACTCCATTTTCCTCGCCCTCTCCTCGCGCACCAGCCGGCCGCCGTGCACACGGACGGCCGCGCTGACAAAAAACCCTAAGATTATCGCGGCGAGCAGAAAAACAGAAAGCCATTTATATACGTCCCATATAAAAAATCCAGTAGCTATCCTAAACAGTATCATTTCACAGAGGCCTCCGCGGCGCCAGACGAATCAGGCGCGGTTCTGTTGATAAGCGCCTCCACGGACGGCGCGACCGACTCCTCATAGAGCGCCCCGGGAAGCATCGTAGCGCCCACAAACAGCGTAAGGAGCAGTATAAGCGGAAGAGCTATCGTAGCCTCGCCGCTGAAGACAAATTCCGAGCCAGGAGAGCGCCCGCCCGTCATCAGCGAAACGAGAAAACGAAGAGAGGTCAGCAGCATCAGCACGGTGAAAATGAAGAGAAATACAAAAACAAGCGGGTTTATGAAATTAGCGGAGCGAAAGAGGAGCTGCTTTCCGCTGTACCCGATAAACGGCGGCAGGCCGCTCACCATCGCCGCAAGCAAAAAGAGCGTCACCGCCACCATAGGCGCGCGGTCAAGCAAAGCGCCTCCGCGCCACATCTCAACTCCGCCGCCCTCCTGTTTCAGATATACCGTGATTACGGCAAGCGCCGCAGTTATCGGCAGGAATACGAGCCACAGCAAAATCATCCCCTCAAGCGCGCTCACGCCGTAAAGCGCCGCACGCTCCGCGCCGAAGACGCCGTGCATCGCGATACCTATCGCCGCGAGCACCATCCCCTTCATATACATGACGACTGAATTCATGAAAGCGGCGGGGTCCTTCACCGCGCATGAAAGGAAAACGGCCAGCAGAATTAGAGCGAAGCCAAGCATGATAAAAAGATACGGCACCTTTTGCAGCCCGTCCATTGGACCATAGATAGAAAAAATTATCCGAAAGACGACGAAGAGCGACGCCTGCGTCCTTATGCCGAAAAAGCAGTTGCGCGACGCGTCAGGAAGGTACGGAGACGGTTTTATGAAAAGATAGAGCATAGGCGCCGCAAGCAGGATGAAGGCCGCAAGCGACGGGCCGGATGAGACGATGCGTGAGGCGAGCACGTTGATATTGTCCGTTCCGTATTCAAATTTTAAAGTGAGCACGCCGGCAAAAAACATGACAAGCATCGTCACGCGCGAAATGTAATAATAGACTGACTCTCCGCCAGGTTTTTTCTTCGTCTCAAAATTACTGTAGAGCCCCGTCACGCCGAACTGTGTAAGCGCCATAAAGAGCGTCAGCAGGTAAAGGCCGTTGGAGTAAAAAATACCCTGGATGCCGGTGCAGGTGAAAAGAAAAAAGGCCGTCTTGCGCGGTGTGATTATATTTTTTTTATCAGCGAGCGCGCAGATGCCGGCCGTGAGCGCCACGAAATTCATGAGCGCGGCGGAGACCGCGGAAAAAGGATCTATCCTGAAAACGGTAAGCAGGTTCGCTGCCGCCTCGCCGCTGAGCGCCGTCGTCCATCCGCGCGCCGTAAGCACATAGATCGGAGCGGACGGCCCCGTGACGCGGCTCCATATAATATACGAAAAAATCACATCGAGCACTAAAAGCGCAAGGAACGGCAGTTTGTAGACCACCTTCGGCAAAACCAGCGCGTGGCCGAAACGCCTTGACAAAAACCGGTTGTATAGAAGCAGACCGCTGCAAAGCATAGCTCCGATAAACGGAAAAAGCAGCGTCAAAAACGGCAGAGGCATAGATTCAAAGAGGAACGCAAATCGCATTTTTTCACCTTATTCTAAAAACAAAATCTTCAAAACGATTTATCGCCGCCGCAGCCGGCAAAGGCGCGGAAGAAATATCCATCTAATTATATCAGAGAGCGGGCTAAAAATATGTCGGCCTCTAATCATAGTTTTTTTAGATATATTTGTGTATAATTCAATAAAGTCGTTTTATTTATATTTTATATCAGGAGGTCGATATCAATGTCAGAC
It includes:
- a CDS encoding asparaginase domain-containing protein; the protein is MKNIKANAEGEVLVISTGGTIVSVDHGFGAEPDAAAAHAVLGSAAACFAARGLRCCTDFIFGEAGRDSSDIGPKEWAAISAKINDAAAHGVKKILVIHGTDTMAFTAAWLALAAPGAAVVLTGSQRTPEASDFDGDSNLRGAAELLCSIDEGVFIHFAGKNFRAPYVHKENSSELDAYTQSCGARALPEAPRSLLDAAAKVGSVPSEELLLLHVYPGVAPRFDGASKIVLLEGYGAGNMPQRLHEAFAAAYAAQKPVVIAASSCVHGAKAPGLYAGVGIAGLAAKNFTVFSQGSYSLEFLIALSYLALAAEPSAPEKVLELYLEKF
- the glsA gene encoding glutaminase A; this translates as MRDDRVLSTALLNEIANKSRVMSADGKVADYIPELALMSPELFALSCQPVGAEAVETGDTQEIFTLQSMSKILSLSFAIEYFGRDNVFRHVGMEASADSFNSLMRIEMTASKPSNPFMNAGAIAVCSLIYKAYKNDSVGLILELFKKITGAENGVDEKVFASERRSADRNRALAYFMKSMGFLHGDVDSILDFYFTLCSIRCTSGSLAKIAAMIAAGGHSCVTGEKIISKETVYILLGLMSSCGLYNESGEFAVRVGLPGKSGVCGGVLAAAPGRMGIGVFSPALNANGNSVAGVKALEMLSDELDLRRLKPEA
- a CDS encoding glutamine--tRNA ligase/YqeY domain fusion protein, whose product is MASENRNFISDIIAEDIKNGVVKEVVTRFPPEPNGYLHIGHAKSICLNFGMANEFGGRCNLRFDDTNPAKEETEYVNSIENDVKWLGFEWSELRYASDYFDQFYKWALDLIRAGKAYVDDQSAEQIRENRGTLTKPGADSPYRERTPEENLELFAKMTAGEFEEGSHVLRAKIDMASNNLNLRDPVIYRILKREHHRTGAKWLVYPMYDFAHGFEDAIEGVTHSICTLEFQDHRPLYDWFIASVDAPHVPHQYEFARLNITYTVMSKRKLHELVELGIVNGWDDPRMPTISGFRRRGYTASSIRRFCREIGVSKADSLVEVELLQHCLREELNKTAKRGMAVLRPLKVTLTNWPEGFVDELPAENNPEDEAAGSRTVKMGKEIYIEATDFMEEPVKGFFRMSPGKEVRLKHAYIIKCEEVVKDAEGGVTELRCTVDMESRGGDAPDGRKIKGTLHWVWAQDAVTAKINMYDSLFTLRNMNDMEDGKDYKDYLNPESLVVIENALVEPSLAAAAPLDKFQFLRHGYFCADSETTPERPVFNLTVSLKDSWGKEQKK
- a CDS encoding type II toxin-antitoxin system YafQ family toxin, producing MRELDITNQYKKDLRRAVRQGRDTDKLDEMIFLLLNDECIPEKNKDHDLKGGRIGFRELHLEPDWLLIYEKPDELRLTLTRLGSHSELF
- a CDS encoding DNA polymerase — encoded protein: MKKQMLLVDGHGLAFRGYYALPMNLAAEDGTPTNAILGFTNMLLKALDEWPVEGLGIFFDVKGPTKRHELFKDYKDGRKPTPESFKEQLPIILELCRAMGFPVFTREGVEADDLIVSTADEGARDGWEVKILSADKDLFQVISDDIEVIRPSRGVTDFGLYNEASFEEKYGFKPPLMADYLALVGDAVDNIPGVAGIGEKSAKELVSRYGALEGIYEHLNEMGKGRRAKLEEGRELAFRSRELIVPQKTEAVKFVDLDVKEPDMKQLAALCTRLGMKKLLSRFEGAEGVLAEEQAKAAAQNASDEAARAVRVSLDALLRSSELSLASDPEDKDRFFAADRAHNVASFSLSSPDELSKIAQWAKDGTLTLYGYRALMTARPEMPLPDAARINDLETAHYLLHPDQSGEKGIARVIGGPLPSGEELALRLFDFYGLCVPGIEKYGLEKVMREIDLPLAKTLAEMQRTGIYVDAKRLAAVGERLEKSVAETQEDINASIGEPVNLSSPKQVGTLLFEMLHLPPIKKNQTGYSTDAGVLEELSKLPEPMCEMPKKIIKFREEAKVNTGFVQPFLKLGREGGGIIHSTFDNLATGTGRLASRDPNVQNMPVFGDWADAFRECFVPRKEGYVFVAADYSQIELRVLADLTGEEKLMQAFHEGSDIHLETASWVFGLPPEDITPEQRRFAKVVNFGLLYGMSAFGLAQRLGIQRGAAQKMVERYFSVLPKVKEYINTSIAEAKERGYTLSSFGRIRPLAEVATVAGRGNSPLDRVAMNTPLQSAAADIAKIALFRFDEALKKDFPNARIVLQIHDSIICECREEDAAAVEKLLVETMEGVNVLKVPLKAEPKRGRSLKEV
- a CDS encoding type II toxin-antitoxin system RelB/DinJ family antitoxin, which produces MAAETSVITVRVKNDTKRLAMENAEAAGIPLSTLINAFLVKFAAEGVVPFEIGVPCTPNAVTRSAMREAREGRATRCASIADMYAKSGIDKPGHA
- a CDS encoding glutamate--tRNA ligase family protein codes for the protein MEKKIRVRFAPSPTGSLHIGGAHTALFNWLLARRTGGVFVLRIEDTDLERSTKEYEQSILDGMRWMGLDWDEGPDKGGEYGPYRQSERMHLYKKYAQQLLDEGKAYEHDGAVFYKIEPGKKLHFHDEVYGDIDVLSENASVNQDGTIKDIVIMKRDGMPTYNYAVVIDDYTMGINMVIRGEDHVINTPKQLLIYDALGFEAPSFAHLPMILGKDKKKLSKRQGATSVFEYNDMGYLPDGVFNFLALLGWSPRSGQDIFTREEAVELFDIKNVTRKPAVLDVDKLNHLNQEQMKRMAPEKLLEVIRPFWDKMGLPVCDFSDEYLASSLQTMGGRGQTTIQVAEFSDYFLDFSRVTERYDGSDIKEELRPKLQTIYGQLLEAWGCGECGHLHEEAERIFAANESSMKEAATPLRWALTGRKVSPGVFEVAAQLGKEETKKRLTHYGLI